TGATCGGCCGAAATGGGGATTTTCTGGATGGCGGCTTTCATGCCACTAGGCTAAAATTTCTGAAATCAGCGATAATATACATCGTACAGGTCAAAATACAGTCAAAAATCGGCAACATCCAAGAAGAATTCCTACCGGGAAAGCGACAACTTACCCGAGATTCGCTTACTTGTTTTTACGACCTATGTACTTCCACCATTTCCTTCGCCCGGCCTTTGGCGTCAGGTGCCTTTTTTTTCTGCTGTTGGGGGGCGCGATGCTCACCTGCCAGGCGCCCAAACAGGCCTCCCACGGCAGTGATGGGCCGCGGCCCTTGTCGCTTCTGTTTCTGGGCCACCACAGCGAGCACCATCACGCCGAAGCGTACATGCCCATGCTGGCTTCTTCGCTCATCAAGCAGGGCATTCAACTGACCTATACGGCAGATCCTGACGACCTGAACGACGAAAATCTGGCCCGGTACGACGGCCTGATCGTCTACGCCAACCACGACTCCATCACCACTTCGCAGGAAAAAGCTTTGCTCGACTTTGTGGCCGGAGGCAAAGGCTTTATTCCCATCCACTGCGCCAGCTTCTGTTTCCGCAATTCTCCATCGTATGTCGCGTTGGTCGGTGCGCAGTTTCAGCGGCACGACACGGGCACGTTTGTCGCCGACATCGTGGAGGCGGCCCATCCGGCCCTGCAAGGGGTAGAGGAATTTGAAACGTGGGACGAAACCTACGTACACCACATGTTCAGCGACGACCGTACGGTGCTGATGGAGCGGGTGGAGGGCGACCACCACGAGCCGTGGACGTGGGTAAAAACGCACGGCAAAGGGCGCGTCTTTTATACCGCCTACGGCCACGACGAACGCACCTGGGGGCACCCCATGTTTCAACAACTCATCCTGTCGGGGATTGTGTGGGCCGTTGGAGACGAGGCCCGCGCCCGCTGGCAACCCTACGCTGACTCCCTGCCGACCCTGACGTATTCGCCTGCCGAAAACATCCCCAACTACGAAAAGCGCGATCCGGCGCCGCAGTTGCAAGCCCCGCTTTCGCCCGAAGCTTCGAAGAAGTTGACGCAGGTGCCGCCCGGATTTTCGCTGGAACTGTTTGCCGCCGAGCCCGACATCGTCAACCCCATCGCCATGGCCTGGGACGCCCGCGGCCGGTTGTGGGTGATCGAGACGGTCGACTACCCGAACGACAAGCGGGACGGCGACGTCGGCGACGACCGGATCAAGATTTGTGAGGACACCGACGGCGACGGCCGGGCCGACCGCTTCACGGTGTTTGCCGAGGGCCTGAACGTGCCCACCAGTCTGGTCTTTGCCCACGGCGGCGTGGTGGTGGCGCAGGCCCCGCACTTTTTGTTTCTGCAGGATACCGACGGCGACGATCGCGCCGACGTGCGGGAGGTCCTTATGGACGGATGGGGCACGTTCGACACGCACGCCGGTCCTTCGAACCTGCGCTATGGTTTCGACAATCAGATCTGGGGAACCGTGGGCTACGCCGGGTTTGAAGGCACCGTGGCGGGAAAGGCGCGACAGTTCCGGCAAGGGGTCTACCGCTTTGCGCTGTCCGGCGAAACGCCGCAGGTATCGTCCTTCGAACTGGTGACCCGCACCAGCAACAACACGTGGGGGCTGGGTTTCAACGAGAACTTCGAAGTATTTGCCTCCACGGCCAACAACACCCACAGCGTTTACGTCGGCATCCCGGATCGTTATTACGGGGAGGATCAGGCCCTGAGCACACCGACCACCCGCGAATCGGGACGACGGCCGGAGCGCGCCCCGATCCTGGGC
The Catalinimonas alkaloidigena genome window above contains:
- a CDS encoding PVC-type heme-binding CxxCH protein; protein product: MYFHHFLRPAFGVRCLFFLLLGGAMLTCQAPKQASHGSDGPRPLSLLFLGHHSEHHHAEAYMPMLASSLIKQGIQLTYTADPDDLNDENLARYDGLIVYANHDSITTSQEKALLDFVAGGKGFIPIHCASFCFRNSPSYVALVGAQFQRHDTGTFVADIVEAAHPALQGVEEFETWDETYVHHMFSDDRTVLMERVEGDHHEPWTWVKTHGKGRVFYTAYGHDERTWGHPMFQQLILSGIVWAVGDEARARWQPYADSLPTLTYSPAENIPNYEKRDPAPQLQAPLSPEASKKLTQVPPGFSLELFAAEPDIVNPIAMAWDARGRLWVIETVDYPNDKRDGDVGDDRIKICEDTDGDGRADRFTVFAEGLNVPTSLVFAHGGVVVAQAPHFLFLQDTDGDDRADVREVLMDGWGTFDTHAGPSNLRYGFDNQIWGTVGYAGFEGTVAGKARQFRQGVYRFALSGETPQVSSFELVTRTSNNTWGLGFNENFEVFASTANNTHSVYVGIPDRYYGEDQALSTPTTRESGRRPERAPILGSRKIDGHYAMHPLTQLVRQVDVFGGFTAAAGHSFYTARTFPSDYWNQSAFVCEPTGHVLHRARIEPDGAGFQEQDGWNMLASADEWFAPVAAEVGPDGQLWVLDWYNFIIQHNPTPTPERGGFQAENGKGNAYVNPLRDQTHGRIWRLVYEAGTPSDMPQLHQDDADGLVAALENENLFWRLTAQRLLVERGKTDVVANLSALVEKASPDALGLAPAAIHALWTLHGLGALQGDQSDALQVAVKALRHPSAGVRKAALQVLPLTEAATQAVLDARLTDDPDPIVRREAALALSRRSESPQVAATLRQLPDSAATDDYWLKQAYALAHRGGAGTEVTADASVGTAPQADAQVIRIKVLKGEMKYDLQHFEVEAGKPVELVFENPDFMQHNLLVLQPGSLQKVGEAADKLAADPNGAAQNYVPQLPEVLHATPLVDPQQTVTLRFTAPAKTGTYPYVCTFPGHWRIMQGDMQVVTTLSSHP